Proteins encoded in a region of the Falco rusticolus isolate bFalRus1 chromosome 10, bFalRus1.pri, whole genome shotgun sequence genome:
- the DUSP8 gene encoding dual specificity protein phosphatase 8, whose protein sequence is MAGDRLPRKVMDPKKLASLLRNGAEGTLVIDSRSFVEYNSWHVLSSVNICCSKLVKRRLQQDKVSITELIQPASKMKVEAEEHQDVVVYDQSTRDVTGLAADSFLSILLGKLDSCFHSVSILTGGFATFSSCFPGLCEGKPAAILPMSISQPCLPVANVGPTRILPHLYLGSQKDVLNKDLMTQNGISYVLNASNSCPKPDFICDSHFMRIPVNDNYCEKLLPWLDKSIEFIDKAKVSSCQVIVHCLAGISRSATIAIAYIMKTMGMSSDDAYRFVKDRRPSISPNFNFLGQLLEYERSLKLLKALKSKGDRGEGDAQQDPAEAAEGSRHPPPPTSEKAEEVPRGAGSASPNGDPERQGGTLKVLSPTTLQQGLNGLHLSSERIQDTNRLKRSFSLDIKSAYSPNLRQEPPGPPGPGDTPKLCKLDSPSGPGGLGSFSPGADSPDRPSGPDLLLEAKVRQRRKHRHPAGSPAHGLSLNIGGSCASRKSPGAEDGLPPRLGQPAATPGTATAATTTTTAAWSGVHLESPGTPCGEAGWYFGVDSGGTSGSGGGLFAGAGPYPPPFGCGGVAGGCEIRLRDKARAEPRDGRHSWHEEAGAEKQFKRRSCQMEFEETMSEGRAREELGKISKQSSFSGSMEIIEVS, encoded by the exons ATGGCTGGGGACAGGCTCCCACGCAAGGTGATGGACCCGAAGAAGCTGGCCAGCCTCCTGAGGAACGGAGCGGAGGGCACCCTGGTCATTGACAGCCGTTCCTTCGTGGAGTACAACTCCTGGCACGTCCTCAGCTCCGTCAATATCTGCTGCTCCAAGCTCGTCAAGAGGAGGCTCCAGCAGGACAAGGTCTCCATCACGGAGCTCATCCAGCCTGCCTCCAAGATGAAG gTGGAGGCAGAGGAGCACCAGGACGTGGTGGTCTATGACCAGAGCACGCGGGATGTGACCGGCTTGGCTGCTGACAGCttcctctccatcctcctgGGCAAGCTGGATAGCTGTTTCCACAGTGTCTCCATCCTCACAG GAGGCTTTGCCACCTTCTCGTCCTGCTTCCCAGGCCTCTGTGAGGGGAAGCCAGCTGCCATCCTGCCGATGAGCATCTCCCAGCCATGCTTGCCTGTGGCCAACGTCGGTCCCACGCGCATCCTGCCGCATCTCTACCTGGGCTCCCAAAAAGACGTCCTAAACAAG GACTTGATGACGCAGAATGGGATAAGCTATGTCCTCAACGCCAGCAACTCCTGTCCCAAGCCAGACTTCATCTGTGATAGTCACTTCATGCGCATTCCTGTCAATGACAACTACTGTGAGAAGCTGCTTCCCTGGCTGGACAAGTCCATCGAATTCATTG ACAAGGCCAAGGTGTCCAGCTGCCAGGTGATCGTGCACTGCTTGGCTGGGATCTCCCGGTCAGCCACCATCGCCATCGCCTACATCATGAAGACCATGGGTATGTCATCAGATGATGCTTACAG GTTCGTTAAGGACCGTCGCCCGTCCATCTCGCCCAACTTCAACTTCCTGGGCCAACTCCTGGAGTACGAGAGGAGCCTGAAGCTCCTCAAGGCCCTGAAGTCCAAGGGCGACCGGGGCGAGGGGGATGCCCAGCAGGACCCCGCAGAGGCAGCTGAGGGCAGCCGGCATCCCCCACCACCTACCTCAGAGAAGGCCGAGGAGGTGCCAAGAGGCGCTGGCTCGGCGTCCCCCAACGGTGACCCTGAGCGGCAGGGTGGGACCCTGAAGGTCCTGTCGcccaccaccctgcagcaggggctCAACGGCTTGCACCTCTCCTCCGAGCGCATCCAGGACACCAACCGCCTGAAACGCTCCTTCTCCCTGGACATCAAGTCTGCCTACTCCCCCAACCTGCGGCAGGAACCCCCTGGACCCCCcggccctggggacaccccaaAACTCTGCAAGCTGGACAGCCCCTCAGGCCCCGGCGGCCTTGGCTCCTTCTCCCCAGGGGCGGACAGCCCTGACCGGCCGAGCGGCCCCGACCTCCTGCTGGAGGCCAAGGTGAGGCAGCGGCGGAAGCACCGGCACCCGGCGGGCTCGCCGGCCCACGGGCTCAGCCTCAACATCGGCGGGTCCTGCGCCTCACGCAAGAGCCCCGGTGCTGAGGACGGGCTGCCGCCGCGGCTCGGCCAGCCAGCCGCCACTCCCGGTACCGCCAccgccgccaccaccaccaccaccgccgcGTGGAGTGGGGTGCACCTGGAGTCCCCCGGCACGCCCTGCGGCGAGGCCGGCTGGTACTTCGGCGTGGACTCCGGCGGCACCAGTGGCAGTGGCGGGGGCCTGTTTGCCGGCGCCGGGCCGTACCCACCGCCGTTCGGCTGCGGCGGGGTGGCGGGCGGCTGCGAGATCAGACTGAGGGACAAGGCGCGAGCCGAGCCGCGGGATGGGCGGCACAGCTGGCACGAGGAGGCTGGCGCCGAGAAGCAGTTCAAGCGGAGGAGCTGCCAGATGGAGTTCGAGGAGACCATGTCTGAGGGCAGGGCCCGGGAAGAGCTGGGGAAAATCAGCAAACAGTCCAGCTTTTCGGGCAGCATGGAGATCATCGAGGTGTCCTGA